AACCGGACCACGCCCGGGACGCAGTGCGGCTACGCAACCTTCTCGCCGAAGCCGAGCGTCGGATCGAACCCTCAGCGTGACGGCAGAGTGTGCCCGTCCATTGATGGGCAACCGGGCAGGCATGAGCAGGCGGGGAGCGGGCACAGCGCCGGCGCGTTCGTGCGTCGCGGCCGCCGTCGCAGCCGTGCACGGAGCCGCACCGGGTCAGCTGTCACGCCCGGCTCAGCCCGCTCGAAGGCCGTGGAGGACCAGGGAAGGCACCGTGGCAACGCCCGCGCGCTGCTGATCAGTCGTTCCAGGCCTCGGGGTTCGGGAGGGCGGCAGCGTGGTCGTGGAGATGCGCGGCGCTTTCAGGTCTCCTGGAGCAGATCAGCGGAGCCAACTGGCCTGCCACGCCTGCCCGTCAGTATCCGCGGGTGCGTTCGGCGGCGAGGCGGTGCAGGGAGGGGACGCGGCGTAGTTGACGGGTGATTTCACCGCCGATGCTGACGCCGATGGCCAGCGCCAGGGCGATGGCTGCGGCACGGCTGAGGTCGCCGAGGCCGTCGGCGGGGCGTCCTTGGATGAAGGCGAGGACGCCGGTGTACGTGAGGGAGCCGGGCAGGAGGGGGCCGAGGGCCGCACTGATGTGCGGCAGGGGTTGCAGTTTCTGCTGGCGGGAGACGGTGTGGGCGAAGAGGGCGGCGGTGGCTGCGGCGATGCCGGTCGCGGCGATCGGGCTCATGTCCACTTGGCGGGTGAGGACGCCGAACACGGTCCAGGCGACGGCACCGTTGAGTGTGACGAACAGCAGCGTGTGGCGGGGGGTCTGCAGGAGAACGGCGAGGGAGATGGTGAGACCCGCGGCGGCGAGCAGCTGCAGCGCGGGCGCGGAGCTGCGTACCAGGGGTCTTCGGGGCGCAGGTGTGCGCCGAGGAGTTGGCCGATGGGCAGGACGGCGAGGACACCGAGGATGACGCCGGTGATGAGGTAGAGGAGTTCGACCAGGCGGGCGGCCGCGGTGAGATAGAAGCCGGTGAGGCCGTCCTGGACGGCAGCAACCAGGGCGCGGCCGGGCAGGAGGGCGAAGAGGCCGCCGGTGATGACCTGGGATCCGCGCAGGCCGGCGCCGGCCAGGGCGAGGACGACACCGACGACGGAGGCGGGGGCGGCCGCGACGGCGTACTGGTAGAACTCCGGCACGCCGCGGTCGTAGAACATGCCGGCGAGGCGGTCGCCGATGAAGGAGGCGACGAAGGCAGCCGAGAAGGTGAGCGCGGCCTTGGTGTCGGCGCTGCCGCCGACCAGGACGGTGGCGCTGGCCGCGAGCGAACCCGCGACCAGGGAGATCAGCCAGCCGGGGTACGGAGGGCTGCGGCGGCGGATCGCGGCCAGCCGCCGGCGGGCCTGCTCCAGGCCGAGGCGGCCTTCGGCAACCTGCGTCACGAATGTGTAGGTCGCCGACAGTCGCGTGTAGTTGGGAGCGCGCCGCCACACGGTGCGGTCCAGGATCATCGCGCCGTGGTCCGCCGAAGGGCGGTGGCTGATGGAGATCATGGTGAACGTGACCTGCGGCTCGCCGTCCAGGCCGTAGGTGCGGGCGACTGTGCGCATCGCGGCCTCGACGTCCTCGGTGCCCTGGCCGTCGGCGAGCAGCAGCTCGCCCGCGTCCAGGGCCAGGCCCAGG
The Kitasatospora paranensis genome window above contains:
- a CDS encoding threonine/serine exporter family protein translates to MSLAVLLQTPRHTLLFVTLNGAVAWTVFGVLTRQVDMSPIAATGIAAATAALFAHTVSRQQKLQPLPHISAALGPLLPGSLTYTGVLAFIQGRPADGLGDLSRAAAIALALAIGVSIGGEITRQLRRVPSLHRLAAERTRGY
- a CDS encoding threonine/serine exporter family protein, coding for MLRNRSHAAGRHATEPDRQRRSARVLGLALDAGELLLADGQGTEDVEAAMRTVARTYGLDGEPQVTFTMISISHRPSADHGAMILDRTVWRRAPNYTRLSATYTFVTQVAEGRLGLEQARRRLAAIRRRSPPYPGWLISLVAGSLAASATVLVGGSADTKAALTFSAAFVASFIGDRLAGMFYDRGVPEFYQYAVAAAPASVVGVVLALAGAGLRGSQVITGGLFALLPGRALVAAVQDGLTGFYLTAAARLVELLYLITGVILGVLAVLPIGQLLGAHLRPEDPWYAAPRPRCSCSPPRVSPSPSPFSCRPPATRCCSSHSTVPSPGPCSASSPAKWT